AAAGCTTCCCAAATGGAGCACGCGATTCGACATGAAATTAAGGTGAAGATGGATGAAAACCCAGTTTACTATGCTTCCCTTAAAGAGCGTTTAGAGGAACTCATCAATGCCCGCAAAAACAAGCAGATGGACATTCTTGAGTATTACGAAGCTCTGCGAGAAAAGATCGACGGCATGCGCAATGTTACAAAACAAGGCGAAGAGCATGGCTTTACGAGAGAGCAGTATCCTTTTTATCAAATGCTTGAGGAACAGTTGGCTGGTGAGGAAGCGGAAGAGGTTAAAGATCTAACATTTATTGTCACAGGTCTTATCCAGTCAAAAGCAGTTGTAGAATGGACTCAAAAGGATGACGTTAAGCGTGAAATGAGACGAGAAGTAAAAAAGAAGCTGCGTAAGCGAGTAGATAATAACAAGCTTGAGTATCTGACTCAGCAACTAATGGACCTTGCTGCAGTTCACTATAAGAAATAGATTTATTGAGGAGTAAACGGATGAAGGTTAAAAGAAATTATAGTAAAGATGGTCAGACTTTTGAAGAATTATTCAAACACCTTGTAGAAACAAAAGTGGACGATTTTATAAATTATCAGATACAGTACAAAAAGGAGCAAGAAAAGAATAAGTAACTCATAACTAAAGCCCTCATGCAATTTTGAGGGCTTTTAGTATTCGATAGTCAAGGTTGGGCCATTGATACGCAGCCACTCTTTACGCTCTTCATAGTCAGGTAAAACGGACCTCACAAGTTGCCAAAACTCTTTCGAATGGTTGGGGTGTTTAATGTGGGCTAATTCGTGTACCAATAGGTAATCAACGATTGCCATCGGAGCCATAATAATCCTCCAATTAAGATAGATATCACCTTTTGGAGTACATGTTCCCCAGCGCATTTTCTGTTCCTTCAGTCGAATCTTTGAAGGAAATACATCCATTTTTTTAGTGTATATTTCCGCACGTTCTTTTATCTTCTTATCACCATGTGTAAAGTACCATTTTTTAAAAGCGTTGTAGAGATCACACTTTTTTTCCTCTTTAGATATGTTGGTAGGAATGATAGAAATAAAACGTCCATTACGAAACTTAAGTTTAACGTGTTCTGTTTCTCCTGCAATTACCTTTAAACTATAATTCCTTCCTAGGTAAGATAACTTTTCCCCACTTACAAACTCCTTTGGGGCTGGTTTCCTCTCTATATCTTTGAAAGCCTTCCATTTCTCTAATATCCATGGAGCTTTTTTATAAAGGAGTTCGTTTAGCTGTTCTTGATTCATTTCAGGTGGAGCGGTTACTTTAATTCCATCTAACCATTCAACAGATATATTAACTTCATTGCTTTTTGTTTTGGGTTCAAGGTTATAATCAAATGTAGTTGTTCCGTATGTAAACGATGGCATCCTGGTCCCTCTATTCTAAAGATGATGTGTTCATTTTACAGAGTTCTGTGAATTTGTTCAATAAAACTATGCATTGAAGAATTTTGTAGAAAACCCATTGTGTTCGACAAAATATGACTGATATTTACATTGGTTTGTATTACCATTATGAGAGAGGTTAGTATTAGGAGGATTGTCATGAGTGAAAATCTCTTTTCATTTATGAAAGATGAGCATAAAGAATTAAGTGAATTAGGAAATTACATAGATACAAGGTTATTTTTTGAACCTGAATCAATTCTTATTAAGGCACGAGTATACACTGAGGTGCTAGCTAAGATTACTATGGCTAAGGAAGGTATTCCAGAAGTATATGACCTTAAGCATTACCAACGCATTCAAAAATTAGATGGTGCAGGAATCTTCACTAAAGATATCTTAGAAAGGTTTGAATGGATTAGAAAGCGGGGGAATAAGGCTGCACATAACGCTGGATGTGGAACCTTTGAGGATGCTTTAAATGCCCACAGACTAATTTTTGATTTGTCGGTATGGTTTAAGGAAGTATATGATTTAGACTTTAATCCGCCAAAATACAGAATACCACAGCCTGCTATTGGTGGATCACCTATAAATACAAAAGAGCTAAATAGCATTATAAGTCAGTCAGTTGAAAGTACAATTAAAAAGTCTTTTGAAGACAAATTAAAACTAATTGAGGAAGCCTTACATTTAATAAAAACTGAAACGGCTTCCGCTACTGAACCGTTAATAAGAGAAGAATTTAAGCTTATTACTCACTTAGAGAAATCAGGTTACGAAGTGATTGATAATCGAGAAAAAGGTGGCACCGTCTGGGTAATTGGAGGGTGGGAATTAGAAGATCATTTTTTTAGTTTAGAAGAGCGTGGTATTTATTTTCGGTATTTAGAAAATGGTGGTCGAGCGTCGAAAGGAATACCTGCTTGGTACTTGAGAAATAAAGATTATCTTGATTAGTTTTTAGCGTAATAGAGGGAGGGATAGAGATGGATTACTTTAATCCTAAGAAAATTAATTTAAAAGATCATCCTACACTTAGTGAGAGATGGGTTCAAGATCGAATATCAGAGAACCCTACTATTTTGGGATTAGGAGATATTGTCCTTAAAGATAAAGAGAGAATTCAACCGAAAGCAGGAAGGTTAGATTTATTATTACAAGATCCAGAAACAAATCGAAGGTATGAAGTTGAAGTTCAGTTGGGGAAAACGGATGAAAAGCATATAATACGCACTATCGAGTATTGGGATATAGAGAGAAAGCGATATCCTCAATATGAACATTGCGCTGTCATCATAGCCGAAGACATAACCAGTCGATTCTTAAATGTTATAAACTTATTTAACGGGAACATCCCATTAATAGCAATTCAAATGACTGCTGTAGAAGTTGATAACAAAGTGGGATTATTCTTTACTACAGTGTTAGATGAGACGCCATTAGGTTTAGTAGAGGAAGATGAGGAAGTACAAGAGCTAACGGACCGTAAATATTGGGAACAGCGAGGAACAAAGGAAACAGTTTCTATTGCCGATGAATTGTTGCGTGTTTTACATGAAAGTGATCCAAATCTCAATCTCAAGTACAACAAAATGTACATTGGACTAGAGAAGTCAGGAAATCCGAATAACTTTGTTATTTTCAAACCCCGAAAAAACAGTATCACTATTGAAGTCCGTTTACCTAAAACAGAAGAGTTAGATCGTCAATTTGAAGAAAGTGAAGTTGATATTTTGGAATATTCTAAGCGTTATGGTAGATATAGGATTAGGCTTGTTAAAAAAGATATTAAGGTGCACGGTGATTTGATAAATCATATTCTTAAAAAAGCTTATGAGACTAGTATTATCTAATAAAAGGACGGTTATTAACTATGTTAAATGATAACTTAATTTACTTTCCTCAGATCTCATTAAAAAAATCGCCTTGGTTATATAGAATGCTTTTGTATTGTGACAGTATAACGGTTATTGCACCTAACACGTTTAATGAAAATCCAGAGTTATATGGCCCATTCACGCAAACTTTAATTATTGAAGAAATTGTCAAGGTAGTTAATCCAGAATACACACATATGTACAATTCAAATGTTTATCATTCGTTTTACAAAAATCTAAATAAGCATTACTTAAAAGGTAATAATGGTTCTCTTAGTGGCTACCAATACAGTAAAGTTCATATTAATAAAATGGGATTTGAATTAAAACAATATTTATTAAGAAATAAATTAGCTATTAAAACCAATGATGTGGATTGGATAAACGTAAGGCAAGATATTGCAAGAGACTTTATGAATTATTTAGCTTGTTATATAGGGAATCTAGAATCAATGACACCTGTTACAGACTCAGTATCTAATATAAGCCCTCATTATAGTAAATTTAAAATTCCTGCCTATTCGAATGATAGTTTAAATAGATCAGTAAAAGAGCAAGAACTTGCTACCCTGTCTTCAATATTATTAGAAAGATTAATTCCAATCCCTCATGAAATAAATGATGTATCAAAGTTAATTGATTTCAAGGCTAATCATAAGAATGAGCTTGAAAATTTTAAAAGAATTATAAATCAAACTAGCCTTCACCTAGTTAACTATCAAGAGAATACAAAGAGAGATGCAATAAAGCACCATATTGATCTTCTAAATGATCAAAAAGCAGCATTAAAGAGTCAAATGGATAGATATTTTGATAAGACAGACTTTTCTCCATTACTTTTTACAATACCACTCACCATCCATGAAATTTCAACCATAAGTGATGGTGTTTTAGCTGGAAATCTTGCTTCTTCTTTAATTGTTGGGAAATCAATCTTTGATGTCTATGATAGGAGAAGGCATAGGGTGAATAGTTTGATGAGAAATCCTTTTGCTTATATATTATCCATTGAAAAGCATTTTAATTGCTGAGGTAAATTCAAGGTTAAATTAGACTTGGAATCTTAATTAGATAGATTTGCATTTTTAATAAAAGGGGATTTAAATGTTAAATAAAAATGCTTTACAAGTAACAGAAAATGCTTATTTTTACAAGAAAATAAGAAAGTTTACTAAAGCTAAGATAAAAGAAGTTTTTGATGAAATTAGCAAATACAAAGTGGGTTACTATAAGTTAAACATAGTGAAGGATAAAATTACTGTAAATGGAACAGAAGTTGTTTTTTCAGGCTGTGTATTTAAATATAATAGATCCCCTGATTTTCTTAAAGCTGAACAATCTTTGAGCAATGTGGAGACTAAGTATGCATACTTTTTACTTGTTGAATACGATGGTTATGTAGCGTTCAGTAAATTAAACGTAAGCGGAATCGATAAGTTATTCGAAGACTATATAGAAAAGGTTGGGTATGAAACCATGTCGCGCATGTTTTTATCAGAAAATACTAGATTCAAGAAATTCTCTGTGAATAATATGGATATTTCTGATAAGGCAATAAGAAAAAAGATGTATGAAGCTGCCAACTTGAAAGAGTCGCTTTCCACTTTAAGTGCAAACAAGTACTTTGTTAGGGACATGAGAATTGTACAAGATAATAGTGATGTATCGCTTGCACTAAATACTTCTCGGGTTGGTTTTTTTAGTAAAAGGAAAGACATTGACGAATTTTCAGAATGGGTTGTATCAATAATTAATAAGATAAAACATTATAGACCTTCAATTACTTATTTGGATAGTTTCGCATCACCTATAAACACTGAAATTAAAAAACTTAACCCTCGAAATATACTTTTTATGATAAATGATTTGTTTGAAGAGGAGAGTCAGTTTTACTTAAAACTAGATAATGGGAGAACAAGGAATATTAATGTAAATTTAATGGAAAAAATAGAGAGGTCATTTGAGCTGACAAAAATAAATACCAGTGCTGTGAAGGTTAATACAAATATTGATAACTCACTTAAATTAATTAAAAATAAAAAGTCTTTTAGTATAAGATCGAATAAGTTAAGGAAAATACATTTTAAGTTAAATGATGGGGTTGAACACAATCTACTTAATTATCTTAACGAAAATCAAAACTTCTTAGTCTTGTTTGACGATATAAATATTGTTTATTGGGCGAATACCTTGTTTAAAGATAATGCCCTGTTAAGCAATATTGAAAATTTCTTAGATGTATTTTTAGAATTTCCTGAACTTAAAGATATTACATCTGAGAAAGGTCCCACAGATAATACTACTTTGAAAGCATTCGAACGTAATTCACTATTTAATTTTATCGAGTTGAAGCTAGCTAACAATAGTAATTTTATATTTTGTGATGATCTTGGGGATGAGTGGGCAGATTACATCAGTCTAGATGATAATAAAATATGTTTTTATCATGCAAAATACCATGAACCATCTTTGTCAGCGTCTGCATTTCATGAAGTTGTTTCCCAAGCGCAAAAAAATCTAGGAAATATATATGTGACAGAAGATTCGCTCAATAGGAAAAGAGATTCTTGGGGAAATCCATATGGAAAAACAGAAATTAAAAGATTAATTAAAGGTACTAATATAGAAGAAGGTATAGAAGCGTATAAATCTACATTAAAAGCTCCAAATTCTTTCAAGGAAATCGTTTTAGTAATTAACTTTATA
This DNA window, taken from Alteribacter keqinensis, encodes the following:
- a CDS encoding M48 family metallopeptidase, which produces MPSFTYGTTTFDYNLEPKTKSNEVNISVEWLDGIKVTAPPEMNQEQLNELLYKKAPWILEKWKAFKDIERKPAPKEFVSGEKLSYLGRNYSLKVIAGETEHVKLKFRNGRFISIIPTNISKEEKKCDLYNAFKKWYFTHGDKKIKERAEIYTKKMDVFPSKIRLKEQKMRWGTCTPKGDIYLNWRIIMAPMAIVDYLLVHELAHIKHPNHSKEFWQLVRSVLPDYEERKEWLRINGPTLTIEY
- a CDS encoding DUF4145 domain-containing protein, producing the protein MSENLFSFMKDEHKELSELGNYIDTRLFFEPESILIKARVYTEVLAKITMAKEGIPEVYDLKHYQRIQKLDGAGIFTKDILERFEWIRKRGNKAAHNAGCGTFEDALNAHRLIFDLSVWFKEVYDLDFNPPKYRIPQPAIGGSPINTKELNSIISQSVESTIKKSFEDKLKLIEEALHLIKTETASATEPLIREEFKLITHLEKSGYEVIDNREKGGTVWVIGGWELEDHFFSLEERGIYFRYLENGGRASKGIPAWYLRNKDYLD
- a CDS encoding DUF5655 domain-containing protein, whose amino-acid sequence is MDYFNPKKINLKDHPTLSERWVQDRISENPTILGLGDIVLKDKERIQPKAGRLDLLLQDPETNRRYEVEVQLGKTDEKHIIRTIEYWDIERKRYPQYEHCAVIIAEDITSRFLNVINLFNGNIPLIAIQMTAVEVDNKVGLFFTTVLDETPLGLVEEDEEVQELTDRKYWEQRGTKETVSIADELLRVLHESDPNLNLKYNKMYIGLEKSGNPNNFVIFKPRKNSITIEVRLPKTEELDRQFEESEVDILEYSKRYGRYRIRLVKKDIKVHGDLINHILKKAYETSII
- a CDS encoding DUF6236 family protein, encoding MLNDNLIYFPQISLKKSPWLYRMLLYCDSITVIAPNTFNENPELYGPFTQTLIIEEIVKVVNPEYTHMYNSNVYHSFYKNLNKHYLKGNNGSLSGYQYSKVHINKMGFELKQYLLRNKLAIKTNDVDWINVRQDIARDFMNYLACYIGNLESMTPVTDSVSNISPHYSKFKIPAYSNDSLNRSVKEQELATLSSILLERLIPIPHEINDVSKLIDFKANHKNELENFKRIINQTSLHLVNYQENTKRDAIKHHIDLLNDQKAALKSQMDRYFDKTDFSPLLFTIPLTIHEISTISDGVLAGNLASSLIVGKSIFDVYDRRRHRVNSLMRNPFAYILSIEKHFNC